In a genomic window of Erigeron canadensis isolate Cc75 chromosome 5, C_canadensis_v1, whole genome shotgun sequence:
- the LOC122599219 gene encoding protein TOPLESS-RELATED PROTEIN 2-like isoform X1 has product MSSLSRELVFLILQFLDEEKFKETVHKLEQESAFYFNMKYFEDQVQAGEWDEVERYLCGFTKVEDNRYSMKIFFEIRKQKYLEALDRSDRAKAVEILVKDLRVFSTFNEELFKEITQLLTLDNFRQNEQLSKYGDTKSARSIMLVELKKLIEANPLFREKLAFPVFKASRLRTLINQSLNWQHQLCKNPRPNPDIKTLFTDHTCASNNGGRGSLPTNSSLNGPIPKTGVFPPIGAHGPFQPVVSPPAGAIAGWMATANPSMPHGAVAAGPPGLPPGLMQPQVAASFLKHPRTPPGGPGLEYQMADSEHLMKRVRVGSSDEVSFSGSTHPRTTYSPDDLPKTVVRNLNQGSSVMCMDFHPQQHTILLAGTNVGEISIWEVGSREKLVHKPFKVWDISALSMPFQTTLVKDAAVAVNRCIWGPDGSILGVAFSKHIVQIYTYNTSGELRDHLEIEAHAGGVNDIAFAHPNKQLCIVTCGDDRTIKVWDAVAGRKQYTFEGHEAPVYSVCPHYKEQIQFIFSTAIDGKIKAWLYDCLGSRVDYDAPGQWCTTMAYSADGTRLFSCGTSKEGEAHLVEWNESEGAIKREYSGFRKRSMGVVQFDTTRNRFLAAGDEFQIKFWDMDSTNMLTVTDADDGLPARPRLRFNKEGSLLAVTTSGNGIKLLANGDGQRMLRVLESRAYEGSRAFSDTIKPSIPGPLGPLTNVSAVERDRKQTPLSIGNLANAESSKAVDIKPRIVDGTDKTRSWKLPDIVDSSHLKALRLPDPIAASKVMRLIYTNSGFALLALASNAIHKLWKWQRNERNPYGKSTASIVPQLWQPTNGALMSNDVNESKSAEESPACIALSKNDSYVMSASGGKVSLFNMMTFKVMTTCMPPPPAATYLAFHPQDNNIVAIGMEDSTIQIYNVRVDEVKMKLKGHQKPITGLAFSQTLNSLVSAGADAQLCIWNINGWEKRKSRSIQSPPGYPGSLVGETRVQFHNDQRHLLVIHESQIAIYDYQLECLKLWFPRDSLSAPISSAIYSCDGLLLYTGFLDGAIGVFGAESLRLRCRIAPSAYISSSVSSSNSTAYPMVIAAHPSDPRQFALGMSDGSVHVLEPADADPKWGGSAPEENGTVASSNPSNSALNSQPSETPSR; this is encoded by the exons ATGTCGTCCTTAAGTCGGGAACTGGTTTTCCTAATCCTGCAATTCTTGGATGAGGAAAAGTTTAAGGAAACTGTACACAA GTTGGAACAAGAATCTGCATTTTACTTCAATATGAAGTATTTTGAGGATCAAGTTCAAGCAGGTGAATGGGATGAAGTTGAGCGATATCTTTGTGGGTTTACAAAGGTTGAAGATAATCGTTACTCAATGAAGATATTCTTTGAGATAAGGAAACAAAAGTACCTTGAAGCTCTTGATAG GTCCGACCGGGCAAAAGCTGTAGAAATTCTTGTTAAGGATTTGAGAGTCTTTTCCACCTTTAATGAGGAGCTTTTTAAGGAGATCACCCAACTACTAACGCTTGACAACTTTAG GCAGAATGAGCAGCTCTCAAAGTACGGGGACACCAAATCAGCACGAAGTATTATGCTGGTTGAGCTGAAAAAGCTTATTGAAGCAAACCCATTGTTTAGAGAGAAGCTTGCCTTTCCCGTTTTCAAAGCTTCCCGGCTGCGGACATTGATTAATCAAAG TCTTAACTGGCAGCATCAACTTTGCAAGAATCCACGCCCCAATCCTGATATTAAAACTCTCTTTACTGATCATACTTGTGCTTCTAATAACGGAGGTCGAGGTTCTCTCCCTACCAACAGTTCCCTAAATGGACCTATTCCTAAAACTGGGGTATTTCCTCCAATTGGAGCACATGGA CCATTCCAGCCTGTTGTTTCTCCTCCAGCTGGTGCAATTGCCGGGTGGATGGCGACTGCTAATCCTTCCATGCCTCATGGTGCTGTTGCAGCTGGACCTCCTGGACTTCCTCCTGGACTTATGCAGCCTCAAGTCGCAG CTTCATTTCTGAAGCATCCACGGACACCGCCTGGTGGTCCCGGATTGGAATATCAAATGGCTGATTCTGAGCACTTGATGAAACGTGTACGTGTTGGCTCGTCGGATGAG GTGTCATTCTCTGGTTCAACTCATCCTCGCACTACATATTCACCAGATGATCTTCCTAAAACTGTGGTTCGGAACCTTAACCAGGGTTCCAGTGTGATGTGCATGGACTTCCATCCTCAACAACATACTATTCTCCTAG CTGGAACAAATGTTGGCGAGATAAGCATCTGGGAGGTTGGATCTCGAGAAAAATTGGTGCACAAACCCTTCAAGGTTTGGGATATATCTGCTCTTTCAATGCCTTTTCAG ACAACTTTGGTAAAGGACGCAGCAGTAGCTGTTAATCGGTGCATATGGGGACCGGATGGATCAATACTTG GTGTTGCCTTCTCTAAGCACATTGTccagatatatacatacaacacaTCAGGGGAGTTAAGGGATCACTTGGAG ATAGAAGCGCATGCTGGTGGTGTAAACGATATTGCTTTTGCTCATCCTAATAAGCAATTGTGTATAGTCACGTGTGGTGATGATAGAACTATTAAG GTATGGGATGCTGTAGCTGGACGCAAGCAGTATACATTTGAGGGTCATGAGGCTCCTGTGTACTCTGTTTGCCCtcactataaagaacaaatacAG TTTATTTTCTCAACTGCAATTGATGGGAAAATCAAAGCATGGCTTTATGATTGTCTGGGGTCGAGAGTAGATTATGATGCCCCTGGCCAATGGTGCACTACAATGGCATATAGCGCTGATGGAACCAG ACTGTTCTCTTGTGGAACAAGCAAAGAAGGTGAAGCCCACTTGGTTGAATGGAATGAGAGCGAAGGAGCCATTAAGAGGGAATATTCTGGTTTTAGAAAGCGGTCAATGGGGGTTGTACAGTTCGACACAACAAGAAATCGTTTCTTAGCTGCCGGAGATGAGTTTCAAATAAAGTTTTGGGACATGGATAGTACCAATATGCTGACTGTTACAGATGCAGATGATGGGTTACCT GCAAGGCCTAGATTGAGGTTTAACAAGGAAGGATCATTACTGGCAGTGACCACTAGTGGCAATGGAATAAAGTTATTGGCAAATGGTGATGGGCAGCGCATGCTACGGGTCCTAGAGAGTCGAGCATATGAGGGGTCTCGAGCATTTTCTGATACAATTAAA CCTTCTATTCCTGGCCCGTTAGGTCCTCTTACTAATGTCTCTGCTGTAGAACGTGATAGAAAGCAAACTCCATTATCGATTGGCAATCTT GCTAATGCAGAAAGCAGTAAAGCTGTGGATATTAAACCCAGAATAGTGGACGGTACTGACAAAACCAGAAGCTGGAAGCTCCCAGATATAGTTGATTCCTCTCACCTTAAAGCCCTTAGGCTACCTGATCCAATTGCTGCCAGCAAG GTTATGCGGCTAATTTATACCAATTCCGGGTTTGCTTTACTTGCACTTGCTTCAAACGCCATTCATAAACTTTGGAAATGGCAACGAAATGAACGCAATCCATATGGGAAG TCAACTGCATCTATTGTCCCACAATTGTGGCAACCTACAAATGGGGCTCTAATGTCTAATGATGTAAATGAGAGTAAATCTGCTGAAGAGTCACCAGCATGCATAGCTTTATCAAAGAATGATTCTTATGTCATGTCTGCCTCTGGTGGGAAAGTCTCCCTGTTCAACATGATGACTTTCAAG GTCATGACAACTTGCATGCCGCCGCCGCCTGCAGCGACGTACTTGGCGTTTCATCCTCAAGACAATAATATTGTTGCCATTGGAATGGAGGATTCTACcatacaaatttacaatgttAGGGTTGATGAG GTCAAAATGAAGCTCAAAGGACACCAGAAACCGATCACAGGACTTGCTTTTTCACAGACATTAAACTCATTGGTTTCAGCTGGAGCTGATGCTCAG CTATGTATCTGGAATATTAATGGATGGGAGAAGAGGAAATCAAGAAGTATACAATCGCCACCTGGGTATCCAGGCTCTCTTGTTGGGGAAACTAGAGTACAGTTTCATAATGATCAACGCCATCTTCTCGTAATACATGAAAGTCAAATTGCTATTTATGACTACCAATTGGAATGCTTGAAACTG TGGTTTCCAAGAGATTCTCTTTCTGCTCCAATTTCAAGTGCAATATACTCATGTGACGGGTTACTATTATATACTGGATTTTTGGATGGTGCTATTGGAGTTTTTGGTGCTGAGAGTTTAAGGCTTCGATGTCGAATTGCGCCTTCTGCCTACATATCCTCATCAGTTTCCAG CAGCAATAGCACTGCGTATCCTATGGTCATTGCAGCTCATCCATCTGATCCCCGCCAATTTGCACTTGGAATGAGCGACGGTTCGGTTCATGTTTTAGAACCAGCTGATGCAGATCCAAAGTGGGGTGGCTCAGCACCTGAGGAAAACGGTACCGTAGCATCATCCAATCCTTCAAATTCTGCTTTGAATAGTCAACCATCAGAAACACCGTCTAGATAA
- the LOC122599219 gene encoding protein TOPLESS-RELATED PROTEIN 2-like isoform X2 — protein MSSLSRELVFLILQFLDEEKFKETVHKLEQESAFYFNMKYFEDQVQAGEWDEVERYLCGFTKVEDNRYSMKIFFEIRKQKYLEALDRSDRAKAVEILVKDLRVFSTFNEELFKEITQLLTLDNFRQNEQLSKYGDTKSARSIMLVELKKLIEANPLFREKLAFPVFKASRLRTLINQSLNWQHQLCKNPRPNPDIKTLFTDHTCASNNGGRGSLPTNSSLNGPIPKTGVFPPIGAHGPFQPVVSPPAGAIAGWMATANPSMPHGAVAAGPPGLPPGLMQPQVAASFLKHPRTPPGGPGLEYQMADSEHLMKRVRVGSSDEVSFSGSTHPRTTYSPDDLPKTVVRNLNQGSSVMCMDFHPQQHTILLAGTNVGEISIWEVGSREKLVHKPFKVWDISALSMPFQTTLVKDAAVAVNRCIWGPDGSILGVAFSKHIVQIYTYNTSGELRDHLEIEAHAGGVNDIAFAHPNKQLCIVTCGDDRTIKVWDAVAGRKQYTFEGHEAPVYSVCPHYKEQIQFIFSTAIDGKIKAWLYDCLGSRVDYDAPGQWCTTMAYSADGTRLFSCGTSKEGEAHLVEWNESEGAIKREYSGFRKRSMGVVQFDTTRNRFLAAGDEFQIKFWDMDSTNMLTVTDADDGLPARPRLRFNKEGSLLAVTTSGNGIKLLANGDGQRMLRVLESRAYEGSRAFSDTIKPSIPGPLGPLTNVSAVERDRKQTPLSIGNLANAESSKAVDIKPRIVDGTDKTRSWKLPDIVDSSHLKALRLPDPIAASKVMRLIYTNSGFALLALASNAIHKLWKWQRNERNPYGKSTASIVPQLWQPTNGALMSNDVNESKSAEESPACIALSKNDSYVMSASGGKVSLFNMMTFKVMTTCMPPPPAATYLAFHPQDNNIVAIGMEDSTIQIYNVRVDEVKMKLKGHQKPITGLAFSQTLNSLVSAGADAQLCIWNINGWEKRKSRSIQSPPGYPGSLVGETRVQFHNDQRHLLVIHESQIAIYDYQLECLKLWFPRDSLSAPISSAIYSCDGLLLYTGFLDGAIGVFGAESLRLRCRIAPSAYISSSVSSNSTAYPMVIAAHPSDPRQFALGMSDGSVHVLEPADADPKWGGSAPEENGTVASSNPSNSALNSQPSETPSR, from the exons ATGTCGTCCTTAAGTCGGGAACTGGTTTTCCTAATCCTGCAATTCTTGGATGAGGAAAAGTTTAAGGAAACTGTACACAA GTTGGAACAAGAATCTGCATTTTACTTCAATATGAAGTATTTTGAGGATCAAGTTCAAGCAGGTGAATGGGATGAAGTTGAGCGATATCTTTGTGGGTTTACAAAGGTTGAAGATAATCGTTACTCAATGAAGATATTCTTTGAGATAAGGAAACAAAAGTACCTTGAAGCTCTTGATAG GTCCGACCGGGCAAAAGCTGTAGAAATTCTTGTTAAGGATTTGAGAGTCTTTTCCACCTTTAATGAGGAGCTTTTTAAGGAGATCACCCAACTACTAACGCTTGACAACTTTAG GCAGAATGAGCAGCTCTCAAAGTACGGGGACACCAAATCAGCACGAAGTATTATGCTGGTTGAGCTGAAAAAGCTTATTGAAGCAAACCCATTGTTTAGAGAGAAGCTTGCCTTTCCCGTTTTCAAAGCTTCCCGGCTGCGGACATTGATTAATCAAAG TCTTAACTGGCAGCATCAACTTTGCAAGAATCCACGCCCCAATCCTGATATTAAAACTCTCTTTACTGATCATACTTGTGCTTCTAATAACGGAGGTCGAGGTTCTCTCCCTACCAACAGTTCCCTAAATGGACCTATTCCTAAAACTGGGGTATTTCCTCCAATTGGAGCACATGGA CCATTCCAGCCTGTTGTTTCTCCTCCAGCTGGTGCAATTGCCGGGTGGATGGCGACTGCTAATCCTTCCATGCCTCATGGTGCTGTTGCAGCTGGACCTCCTGGACTTCCTCCTGGACTTATGCAGCCTCAAGTCGCAG CTTCATTTCTGAAGCATCCACGGACACCGCCTGGTGGTCCCGGATTGGAATATCAAATGGCTGATTCTGAGCACTTGATGAAACGTGTACGTGTTGGCTCGTCGGATGAG GTGTCATTCTCTGGTTCAACTCATCCTCGCACTACATATTCACCAGATGATCTTCCTAAAACTGTGGTTCGGAACCTTAACCAGGGTTCCAGTGTGATGTGCATGGACTTCCATCCTCAACAACATACTATTCTCCTAG CTGGAACAAATGTTGGCGAGATAAGCATCTGGGAGGTTGGATCTCGAGAAAAATTGGTGCACAAACCCTTCAAGGTTTGGGATATATCTGCTCTTTCAATGCCTTTTCAG ACAACTTTGGTAAAGGACGCAGCAGTAGCTGTTAATCGGTGCATATGGGGACCGGATGGATCAATACTTG GTGTTGCCTTCTCTAAGCACATTGTccagatatatacatacaacacaTCAGGGGAGTTAAGGGATCACTTGGAG ATAGAAGCGCATGCTGGTGGTGTAAACGATATTGCTTTTGCTCATCCTAATAAGCAATTGTGTATAGTCACGTGTGGTGATGATAGAACTATTAAG GTATGGGATGCTGTAGCTGGACGCAAGCAGTATACATTTGAGGGTCATGAGGCTCCTGTGTACTCTGTTTGCCCtcactataaagaacaaatacAG TTTATTTTCTCAACTGCAATTGATGGGAAAATCAAAGCATGGCTTTATGATTGTCTGGGGTCGAGAGTAGATTATGATGCCCCTGGCCAATGGTGCACTACAATGGCATATAGCGCTGATGGAACCAG ACTGTTCTCTTGTGGAACAAGCAAAGAAGGTGAAGCCCACTTGGTTGAATGGAATGAGAGCGAAGGAGCCATTAAGAGGGAATATTCTGGTTTTAGAAAGCGGTCAATGGGGGTTGTACAGTTCGACACAACAAGAAATCGTTTCTTAGCTGCCGGAGATGAGTTTCAAATAAAGTTTTGGGACATGGATAGTACCAATATGCTGACTGTTACAGATGCAGATGATGGGTTACCT GCAAGGCCTAGATTGAGGTTTAACAAGGAAGGATCATTACTGGCAGTGACCACTAGTGGCAATGGAATAAAGTTATTGGCAAATGGTGATGGGCAGCGCATGCTACGGGTCCTAGAGAGTCGAGCATATGAGGGGTCTCGAGCATTTTCTGATACAATTAAA CCTTCTATTCCTGGCCCGTTAGGTCCTCTTACTAATGTCTCTGCTGTAGAACGTGATAGAAAGCAAACTCCATTATCGATTGGCAATCTT GCTAATGCAGAAAGCAGTAAAGCTGTGGATATTAAACCCAGAATAGTGGACGGTACTGACAAAACCAGAAGCTGGAAGCTCCCAGATATAGTTGATTCCTCTCACCTTAAAGCCCTTAGGCTACCTGATCCAATTGCTGCCAGCAAG GTTATGCGGCTAATTTATACCAATTCCGGGTTTGCTTTACTTGCACTTGCTTCAAACGCCATTCATAAACTTTGGAAATGGCAACGAAATGAACGCAATCCATATGGGAAG TCAACTGCATCTATTGTCCCACAATTGTGGCAACCTACAAATGGGGCTCTAATGTCTAATGATGTAAATGAGAGTAAATCTGCTGAAGAGTCACCAGCATGCATAGCTTTATCAAAGAATGATTCTTATGTCATGTCTGCCTCTGGTGGGAAAGTCTCCCTGTTCAACATGATGACTTTCAAG GTCATGACAACTTGCATGCCGCCGCCGCCTGCAGCGACGTACTTGGCGTTTCATCCTCAAGACAATAATATTGTTGCCATTGGAATGGAGGATTCTACcatacaaatttacaatgttAGGGTTGATGAG GTCAAAATGAAGCTCAAAGGACACCAGAAACCGATCACAGGACTTGCTTTTTCACAGACATTAAACTCATTGGTTTCAGCTGGAGCTGATGCTCAG CTATGTATCTGGAATATTAATGGATGGGAGAAGAGGAAATCAAGAAGTATACAATCGCCACCTGGGTATCCAGGCTCTCTTGTTGGGGAAACTAGAGTACAGTTTCATAATGATCAACGCCATCTTCTCGTAATACATGAAAGTCAAATTGCTATTTATGACTACCAATTGGAATGCTTGAAACTG TGGTTTCCAAGAGATTCTCTTTCTGCTCCAATTTCAAGTGCAATATACTCATGTGACGGGTTACTATTATATACTGGATTTTTGGATGGTGCTATTGGAGTTTTTGGTGCTGAGAGTTTAAGGCTTCGATGTCGAATTGCGCCTTCTGCCTACATATCCTCATCAGTTTCCAG CAATAGCACTGCGTATCCTATGGTCATTGCAGCTCATCCATCTGATCCCCGCCAATTTGCACTTGGAATGAGCGACGGTTCGGTTCATGTTTTAGAACCAGCTGATGCAGATCCAAAGTGGGGTGGCTCAGCACCTGAGGAAAACGGTACCGTAGCATCATCCAATCCTTCAAATTCTGCTTTGAATAGTCAACCATCAGAAACACCGTCTAGATAA